Proteins co-encoded in one Chloroflexota bacterium genomic window:
- a CDS encoding ferredoxin family protein, with amino-acid sequence MTYVIAEPCIGTKDASCVDVCPVDCIHPGPDAPEHEAADMLYIDPVECIDCGACEPVCPVTAIFPDFDVPEEWAHYTEINADYFA; translated from the coding sequence TGCATCGGTACGAAGGACGCCTCGTGCGTGGACGTTTGCCCTGTCGACTGCATTCATCCGGGTCCAGACGCGCCCGAGCATGAGGCGGCCGACATGCTCTACATCGACCCCGTGGAGTGCATCGACTGCGGCGCCTGTGAGCCGGTATGTCCCGTGACGGCCATCTTCCCGGACTTTGACGTGCCCGAGGAGTGGGCGCACTACACGGAGATCAACGCGGACTACTTCGCGTAG
- a CDS encoding prohibitin family protein gives MIAVIIIGLFSVRFVGVGEVGVIHTFGVVDPVPKPQGLLLKLPWATLDTYSVRTQSITMSSRAEEVGVSDQTVRTLTSEGLSVGLDITTLFVLTFANAPEVRNNVGPEGVYQEIIVRPAIRDAIRDVVAQYTAEALYTTAREEISSRIQAQLDELLNPRGVSIQNVLLRDVTLPAVITQAIENKLAAEQAIQERRFRVDEAKEEAQRRIEEANGIAEANRRINESLTAAVLQDKYIQALREMGSGSVVYVPTNPETGLPVILGTPELGSN, from the coding sequence GTGATCGCAGTGATCATCATCGGGCTGTTCAGCGTCCGCTTCGTGGGCGTTGGCGAGGTCGGCGTGATTCACACGTTCGGCGTCGTGGACCCGGTACCAAAGCCGCAGGGCCTGCTGCTGAAGCTGCCGTGGGCGACGCTGGACACCTACAGCGTGCGGACGCAGTCGATCACGATGAGCTCGCGCGCCGAGGAAGTCGGAGTCTCCGATCAGACCGTGCGGACGCTGACCTCCGAAGGGTTGTCGGTCGGCCTCGACATCACGACGCTCTTCGTGCTCACTTTCGCCAATGCGCCGGAGGTGCGCAATAACGTCGGTCCAGAAGGCGTCTACCAGGAAATCATTGTTCGGCCGGCCATTCGGGACGCGATTCGCGACGTGGTGGCGCAATACACGGCCGAGGCGCTGTACACGACGGCTCGCGAGGAAATCAGCAGCCGCATCCAGGCCCAGTTGGACGAGTTGCTCAATCCGCGCGGCGTCTCCATCCAGAATGTGCTGTTGCGCGACGTGACCCTGCCGGCGGTGATCACCCAGGCCATCGAGAACAAGCTGGCCGCCGAGCAAGCGATTCAGGAACGCCGCTTCCGGGTCGACGAGGCCAAGGAAGAGGCCCAGCGCCGGATCGAGGAGGCGAACGGTATCGCCGAGGCCAACCGGCGGATCAACGAGTCGCTCACCGCGGCAGTGCTGCAGGACAAGTACATCCAGGCGCTGCGCGAGATGGGCTCGGGCAGCGTGGTGTACGTGCCCACGAATCCGGAAACCGGGCTGCCGGTGATCCTGGGCACCCCGGAGCTCGGATCGAACTGA
- a CDS encoding DUF87 domain-containing protein, with product MTQLIQVADDQNTPTDIVRLVTGGEEELLPLFTYVISESQSDRFFLQIATPNRNLSRFSPHPFDAISLAQILSLLGERGYATDAIVANVTYYDAKVEAIMRDEQAVTAFTRPTTGAVCRPATTGEITACLELPAGNGPATRIGHLAQSGDADVPVHVDDRVLNHHALVAGATGSGKSHLLSNIAHAAAHMDRCVILFDHKPDHQDHHEENNEAAYSKAFNLNGTGSDSVRYWTLDEDDQNSSARLISAQASELDRAILAGTIFYRGGEENQAETFELITSDFADNQQSTWTIHDLTDYIRNNNNATLSNRVLGAGGGSLNPQTMNAIRWKIRAPGRIPQFLDPRPTPDWQGRRRETGDISDIFAPGLNVIRINEENARGYALFLDQLLRRAASIRSITMQGNTQETPALEVIIDEASDIFAAESRHLREAASSALAEQIRKGRSLHIGYLISVQSAGDVPDRIRNNLNTTIIGRHRNLSVLRDALPTARTEMLDQADKLNPGEMFVDMFSVRSLLSCKMDLSPSKLTVAE from the coding sequence TTGACCCAATTGATCCAGGTAGCCGACGACCAAAACACTCCCACCGACATCGTCAGGTTGGTGACGGGTGGGGAAGAAGAACTCCTTCCGCTCTTCACCTATGTGATTTCGGAATCACAATCAGATCGCTTCTTCCTCCAGATCGCAACTCCGAATCGCAATCTCAGCCGCTTTTCCCCCCATCCGTTCGACGCCATCTCGTTGGCACAGATACTGTCGCTTCTCGGTGAACGCGGATACGCCACCGATGCGATAGTCGCGAACGTGACGTACTACGACGCAAAAGTCGAGGCGATCATGCGGGACGAACAGGCCGTGACAGCGTTTACTCGCCCGACGACTGGCGCCGTTTGCCGACCAGCCACGACCGGCGAGATAACGGCCTGCCTCGAATTGCCAGCCGGGAACGGGCCGGCGACCCGAATCGGTCACTTAGCACAGTCGGGGGACGCAGATGTTCCAGTGCACGTCGACGATCGAGTCCTCAATCACCACGCATTGGTGGCGGGAGCAACAGGATCTGGCAAATCACACCTCCTTTCGAATATTGCGCACGCCGCCGCCCACATGGACCGGTGCGTAATCCTGTTCGACCACAAGCCAGATCACCAAGACCATCACGAAGAAAACAACGAAGCAGCGTATTCCAAGGCATTCAATCTCAATGGTACCGGGAGTGATTCAGTACGGTATTGGACGCTGGATGAGGACGACCAAAACTCATCTGCTAGGCTGATCAGCGCCCAGGCATCAGAACTTGATAGGGCCATACTTGCCGGAACTATCTTTTATCGTGGCGGTGAGGAGAATCAGGCCGAAACATTTGAGCTTATAACCTCTGATTTCGCGGACAATCAGCAATCAACATGGACTATCCACGACCTCACCGACTACATCCGCAACAATAACAACGCCACGCTGAGTAATCGAGTATTGGGTGCTGGTGGCGGTAGCCTAAACCCACAAACTATGAATGCGATCCGGTGGAAAATCCGGGCTCCAGGGCGTATCCCTCAGTTCCTCGATCCCAGGCCGACGCCAGATTGGCAAGGGAGACGCCGCGAGACTGGTGACATCTCCGACATATTTGCGCCCGGGTTGAATGTTATCCGCATCAACGAGGAGAACGCGCGTGGCTATGCACTCTTTTTGGACCAGCTCCTGAGGCGAGCTGCATCCATTCGCAGTATCACTATGCAAGGAAATACGCAAGAGACGCCAGCATTAGAAGTGATCATCGACGAAGCTTCGGATATTTTTGCAGCCGAATCCCGCCATTTGCGTGAGGCAGCAAGCAGTGCCCTAGCGGAACAGATTCGAAAAGGGCGCTCACTTCACATCGGCTACCTAATCTCCGTGCAGAGTGCCGGAGACGTACCTGATCGAATTCGGAATAATCTCAACACTACGATCATTGGAAGACACCGAAACTTGAGCGTATTGCGCGACGCTTTGCCTACAGCCAGAACTGAAATGCTCGATCAGGCAGACAAATTGAACCCCGGTGAGATGTTTGTTGACATGTTCTCTGTGCGCTCACTGCTTTCGTGCAAGATGGATTTGTCGCCGTCAAAGCTGACCGTTGCCGAGTGA
- a CDS encoding NUDIX domain-containing protein produces the protein MVTAILVAATLSVSAVSAADGTTPDQQSGLDACTPAWDPGDPRIVTWDGRTLHQQPYEVGDLFYRVWGDGDLEAGRHLRRWRWEYECVHPAPPTDGLRQRATVVVIRNGHVLLVRGGSGDFSIPGGGIEPGERPAEAAVRELLEETGLTATRVEYLFQWASSVNRHHVFLVEADGEVRIAAEIRDFRWWDRREPLPTHAHVEPILALLEVRS, from the coding sequence ATGGTGACGGCCATTCTGGTCGCCGCGACTCTTTCGGTATCCGCGGTATCCGCCGCCGACGGCACGACTCCTGACCAGCAATCGGGTCTCGATGCGTGCACGCCCGCGTGGGATCCAGGCGACCCCCGCATCGTCACCTGGGACGGGCGCACATTACACCAACAGCCGTACGAAGTCGGTGATCTGTTCTATCGCGTCTGGGGTGATGGAGATTTGGAGGCGGGGCGACACCTACGCCGCTGGCGCTGGGAATACGAGTGCGTGCACCCGGCGCCCCCGACTGATGGACTCCGCCAGCGGGCCACCGTGGTCGTCATTCGAAATGGCCACGTGCTGCTCGTCCGGGGCGGGTCCGGCGACTTCTCGATACCAGGCGGAGGCATCGAGCCGGGGGAGCGGCCTGCGGAAGCGGCGGTTCGAGAGCTGCTCGAGGAAACGGGCCTCACGGCGACACGAGTGGAATACCTGTTCCAGTGGGCGAGCTCTGTGAACAGGCACCACGTCTTCCTTGTCGAGGCGGACGGCGAGGTGCGGATTGCAGCCGAAATCAGAGACTTTCGTTGGTGGGATCGGCGGGAGCCTCTGCCCACACACGCACATGTCGAGCCAATTCTGGCGCTGCTTGAGGTTCGGAGCTAG